From Pungitius pungitius chromosome 9, fPunPun2.1, whole genome shotgun sequence, one genomic window encodes:
- the cnga1a gene encoding cyclic nucleotide gated channel subunit alpha 1a, protein MNSCQSKRIKGEWTLHYFNKGKESPSEVCFSRVNRSAAMTASTPLQSLSVPPHTASQISTDSEESSDDDLSASESNPDCLLNMNNSNNNEKEKKKKRKEKKEKKEKKEKKARKEMEKKEKEDKEAKEKEEKEKEKEKEKENNKDEPKELFVINPAGNLYYNWLFIIALPVMYNWTMIIARACFEELQHNYIVYWVILDYTSDIIYLADMFFRTRTGYLEQGLMVKDKKLLRDRYIGSFQFRLDFISMLPTDFLYFILGLDYPEIRINKLLRIGRMMEFFTRTETKTNYPNIFRIGNLIMYILIIIHWNACFYFSFSKYIGFGADAWVYPALDDPDEPAFGEFGRKYSFSLYWSTLTLTTIGETPPPALDSEFIFHVIDFLVGVLIFATIVGNIATMISNMNAAQAQFQSQIDNIKQYMRVRKVDTELELRVIKWFDYLWNNGKAQNEREVLRYLPDKLKAEIAIQVHMDTLRKVRIFADCEAGLLIELVLKLQPQVFSPGDYICKKGDIGREMYIIKDGQLAVVADDGVTQFVVLGSGSYFGEISILNIKGSKAGNRRTANIRSIGYSDLFCLSKDDLMESLQEYPDAKGMLEDKGREILMRDNLIDLDPANIMPEAKELEENVNKLYNTMDQMHFKLKKMLGNYKITEKALRRRIADLEHLTGEEVEEEEEEDEGEMKKDKKEVEGEKKEEEETGAGIKDDKEEEEEEKKEEEKDDEAKDEEVKGEEEKDDEAKDEEVKGQEEKDEGKK, encoded by the exons ATGAACAGTTGCCAGTCGAAGAGGATTAAAGGAGAATggacattacattattttaacaAGGGAAAAG AATCTCCCTCTGAGGTTTGTTTTTCCAGGGTGAACAGATCTGCAGCCATGACGGCCTCGACCCCCCTTCAGTCCCTCTCTGTGCCGCCTCACACCGCATCACAGATCTCCACGGACAGCGAAGAGTCCAGTGACGATGATCT AAGTGCATCTGAATCCAACCCTGATTGCCTGCTCAACATGAATAACAGCAATAACAATGAAAA ggagaaaaagaaaaagagaaaggagaaaaaagagaagaaagagaagaaagagaagaaagc AaggaaggagatggagaagaaggaaaaggaagacAAGGAGGCcaaggaaaaagaggagaaggaaaaggaaaaggagaaagaaaaggaaaataacaaaGACGA GCCCAAAGAATTATTTGTCATTAATCCTGCTGGGAATTTGTATTACAACTGGTTGTTCATCATCGCCCTACCAGTCATGTACAACTGGACAATGATCATAGCCAG GGCTTGCTTCGAGGAGCTGCAGCACAACTACATTGTTTACTGGGTCATTCTCGACTACACCTCAGACATAATCTACCTGGCTGATATGTTTTTCAGGACCAGAACAG GTTACCTTGAGCAAGGCCTGATGGTGAAAGATAAGAAACTGCTACGAGATCGCTACATCGGAAGCTTCCAGTTTCGTCTTGATTTCATCTCGATGCTTCCCACCGACTTCCTCTATTTCATCCTCGGCCTCGACTATCCGGAGATCCGCATCAACAAGCTGTTGAGGATCGGCCGCATGATGGAGTTCTTCACGAGGACCGAAACCAAAACTAACTACCCCAACATCTTCCGCATCGGAAACTTGATCATGTACATCCTCATTATCATCCACTGGAACGCTTGCTTCTACTTCTCTTTCTCCAAATACATCGGTTTTGGCGCTGACGCCTGGGTGTACCCGGCTCTGGATGATCCTGACGAGCCTGCGTTTGGGGAGTTTGGCAGGAAGTATTCTTTCAGCCTCTACTGGTCCACGCTGACACTAACTACCATCGGGGAAACACCGCCGCCAGCCCTGGACTCAGAATTTATCTTCCACGTAATTGACTTTTTAGTGGGCGTCTTGATCTTTGCCACCATTGTGGGAAACATCGCCACCATGATCTCCAATATGAACGCTGCTCAAGCTCAGTTTCAGTCCCAAATTGACAACATCAAGCAGTACATGCGG GTCCGAAAGGTTGACACGGAACTTGAGTTGCGGGTCATCAAGTGGTTCGACTACCTGTGGAATAACGGCAAAGCACAGAATGAAAGAGAGGTCCTGCGGTACCTTCCGGACAAGCTAAAGGCTGAGATCGCCATCCAAGTCCACATGGACACGCTGAGAAAAGTTCGTATCTTTGCAGACTGCGAGGCAGGCCTGCTGATCGAGCTGGTGCTCAAGCTGCAGCCGCAGGTGTTCAGTCCCGGAGACTACATCTGCAAAAAGGGCGACATCGGCCGCGAGATGTACATCATCAAAGATGGACAACTTGCAGTCGTTGCCGACGACGGCGTCACGCAGTTTGTTGTGTTGGGGAGCGGCAGCTATTTCGGTGAGATCAGCATTCTTAACATTAAAGGCAGCAAAGCAGGCAACCGGCGAACCGCAAACATTCGGAGCATCGGATACTCCGACCTCTTCTGCCTGTCCAAGGATGACCTGATGGAATCACTGCAAGAGTATCCGGACGCCAAAGGCATGCTAGAGGACAAAGGGCGGGAGATCCTGATGAGAGACAATCTGATAGATCTGGACCCGGCCAACATCATGCCCGAGGctaaggagctggaggagaacgTCAACAAACTGTACAACACGATGGACCAGATGCATTTCAAGCTGAAGAAAATGCTGGGAAATTACAAGATCACTGAAAAGGCTCTGAGACGGCGCATTGCAGATCTGGAGCATCTGAcgggagaggaggtggaagaggaggaggaggaggatgaaggtgagatgaagaaggacaagaaagaggtggaaggggagaaaaaggaagaagaggaaacaggTGCGGGTATAAAGgatgacaaagaagaagaggaagaggaaaaaaaggaagaggaaaaagatgatgagGCAAAAGACGAAGAAGTAAAGGgtgaagaggaaaaagatgatgagGCAAAAGATGAAGAAGTAAAGGGACAAGAGGAAAAAgatgaggggaaaaaataa